A genomic window from Chitinophagaceae bacterium includes:
- a CDS encoding DUF1254 domain-containing protein has translation MNDINASKENEEGLVILYSLLIFNFICCFSKSIKQQIIQPSIATSDVEYIQAAKDAYIYGYPLVMMEISKRVMTNYETASSLGAPVNQICRKEEFPDDKFRAVVKPNCDTYYALAWLDLSQGPLVLEVPDTRERYFLLPILDGWTNVIASPGKRTTGTQAQLFLITSADWKGKVPKLMKHLISPTKMAWLVGRTQVNSKEDGSTVVKVLQEGFHLVPLSSYGKKNYTPPTGKKDTSLSMKPPVKQVSEMPVEAYFNLLNQLMIDNPPFAGDSSILHEISKLGIGAGNRFDLSKFSNAVQDSIKMLPQWCKKYLADLATKKEKINGWLIFRGLGDYGTNYDLRAMIAGRGLGANLDADALYPSSSEDADHEKYDGSKHKYVLHFDAGKFPPAKAFWSITMYNLENYLVPNAINRFALGDRNDLKKNPDGSLDIFIQSENPGTEKVPNWLPSPPGTFNITLRIYCPEETALNGSWIPPAVVKAD, from the coding sequence TTGAATGATATTAATGCATCAAAAGAAAATGAGGAAGGACTCGTGATCTTATATTCACTGTTGATTTTTAATTTTATATGCTGCTTTTCCAAAAGCATAAAGCAGCAAATTATTCAACCATCGATTGCAACTTCTGATGTTGAATATATACAAGCGGCGAAGGATGCATATATCTATGGTTATCCACTGGTCATGATGGAAATTTCAAAACGAGTAATGACCAATTATGAAACAGCTTCAAGCTTGGGTGCTCCTGTAAACCAAATATGCAGAAAAGAAGAATTTCCGGATGATAAATTCAGGGCAGTCGTAAAACCAAATTGCGATACGTATTATGCCCTGGCCTGGTTAGACCTTAGTCAGGGACCATTAGTGCTTGAAGTGCCTGATACACGCGAAAGATATTTCCTGTTGCCGATACTTGATGGCTGGACGAACGTGATTGCTTCACCCGGCAAACGAACAACCGGCACCCAAGCACAATTATTCCTCATTACATCAGCAGATTGGAAAGGTAAAGTGCCAAAGCTAATGAAGCACCTAATTTCTCCTACAAAAATGGCCTGGCTGGTTGGCCGCACACAGGTTAACAGCAAAGAGGATGGTTCAACAGTTGTTAAAGTCTTACAGGAAGGCTTTCACCTTGTACCACTCAGCAGCTATGGTAAAAAAAATTATACTCCTCCAACCGGTAAGAAAGACACTTCCCTTTCCATGAAACCACCCGTAAAACAGGTAAGTGAAATGCCAGTTGAAGCGTATTTTAATTTACTGAATCAATTGATGATTGACAACCCTCCGTTTGCTGGTGATTCTTCCATACTGCATGAAATTTCAAAACTTGGAATTGGTGCGGGCAACAGATTTGACTTGTCTAAATTCTCCAATGCTGTTCAGGATTCAATTAAAATGCTGCCGCAATGGTGTAAAAAATACCTCGCTGACCTGGCCACAAAAAAAGAAAAGATCAATGGCTGGTTGATCTTCCGCGGCCTCGGCGATTATGGAACCAATTATGATCTGCGGGCGATGATTGCAGGCAGAGGCCTTGGAGCAAACCTCGATGCGGACGCGTTATATCCTTCTTCATCGGAAGACGCGGATCATGAAAAGTATGACGGATCGAAGCATAAATATGTGTTGCATTTTGATGCCGGAAAATTTCCTCCGGCCAAAGCTTTCTGGAGCATCACCATGTACAACCTGGAAAATTACCTCGTTCCAAATGCTATTAATCGCTTTGCCCTCGGCGATAGAAATGATTTGAAGAAAAATCCGGATGGTTCGCTCGACATTTTTATTCAATCAGAAAATCCGGGAACAGAGAAGGTGCCAAATTGGCTTCCTTCTCCCCCAGGGACATTCAACATCACCTTACGGATCTACTGTCCGGAAGAAACAGCGTTGAATGGCTCCTGGATTCCACCTGCTGTAGTGAAGGCAGATTGA
- a CDS encoding DUF975 family protein — protein sequence MTLFIILWALLLIIPGIIAALAYSQTFYILADNKSIGAMEAIDASKKMMYGNKEQYFALILYFALLIILSVFTLGIALFWIFPYMSVTLAKFYNEVKEPQVHEDLTLIPLHQ from the coding sequence ATGACCTTGTTCATCATTCTATGGGCCTTGCTGCTGATCATTCCTGGTATCATAGCAGCTCTTGCTTATTCACAGACATTTTATATTCTCGCCGACAATAAATCCATCGGTGCTATGGAGGCAATTGATGCCAGTAAAAAGATGATGTATGGAAACAAGGAACAATACTTTGCCCTTATACTGTATTTTGCCCTGCTGATAATTTTAAGTGTTTTCACTTTAGGAATCGCTCTGTTCTGGATATTTCCCTACATGTCAGTTACGCTCGCAAAGTTTTATAATGAGGTAAAAGAACCGCAGGTACATGAAGACCTCACCTTAATTCCACTTCATCAATAA
- a CDS encoding MBL fold metallo-hydrolase, translating to MALFITSLNSGSNGNCYYVGNGQDAVLIDAGLSCRETVKRMSNLQLPMEQVRALFISHEHRDHITGAAKLSKQYRMPVYVTPVTLKNAEMRIEPELVHTITINEKIVVGSLNIVSFAKHHDAADPVSFVVEHDGVKAGVFTDIGRVCKTVIHYFRQCHACFLESNYDQQMLEEGGYPQHLKKRISGGNGHLSNTEALELFLKHKPSYMSHLLLAHLSANNNHPAIVEELFTKHSGAVKIIVAPRTGTTPVYSVERSGNDRCGIIPQALRKETVQLAMF from the coding sequence ATGGCACTCTTCATCACTTCGCTCAACTCCGGTAGCAACGGCAACTGTTACTACGTAGGAAACGGGCAGGATGCAGTATTGATAGATGCCGGCTTATCCTGTCGTGAAACCGTGAAGCGAATGAGCAATTTGCAGCTTCCAATGGAACAGGTGCGCGCACTTTTCATTTCTCACGAGCACCGTGATCATATTACCGGTGCCGCAAAGTTATCGAAGCAATACAGGATGCCCGTTTACGTAACGCCGGTCACTTTGAAAAACGCGGAGATGCGGATTGAACCGGAGCTGGTGCATACTATAACGATAAATGAAAAAATAGTGGTGGGTAGTTTGAACATTGTATCTTTTGCCAAACACCACGACGCTGCAGACCCTGTGAGTTTCGTAGTGGAACACGATGGTGTTAAAGCAGGAGTGTTCACCGACATTGGCAGGGTTTGTAAAACGGTGATTCATTATTTCAGACAGTGTCATGCCTGCTTCCTTGAAAGCAATTACGATCAGCAAATGCTGGAAGAGGGAGGATACCCGCAGCATTTAAAGAAGCGCATCAGCGGTGGCAATGGCCATTTATCTAATACGGAGGCGCTTGAACTTTTCCTCAAACACAAGCCATCTTACATGAGTCATCTGCTGTTAGCACATCTGTCAGCAAATAACAATCATCCTGCGATTGTTGAAGAACTCTTTACGAAACATTCCGGCGCTGTAAAAATTATTGTTGCACCGCGTACAGGAACAACACCTGTATATTCAGTGGAAAGATCAGGTAATGATCGGTGTGGAATTATACCACAGGCTTTAAGAAAGGAAACGGTGCAGTTGGCAATGTTTTGA